The following proteins are encoded in a genomic region of Nitrospiraceae bacterium:
- a CDS encoding site-2 protease family protein, which yields MDRDTRNTDQLIRREDIQILGRPFETTQDLSHDEEIEDRPFSDYILPTGLFIVTIFTTLWAGAYQTHTGPARGPLQFLLDSPESLWRGIPFAATLLTILVTHEFGHYLLSRIHRVPASLPLFIPGPPHFIGTFGAIIRMRGPIMNRRALFDIGVAGPLAGFAVAVIALVIGLKLSTIVDRTSTYGLQLGEPLLLQFASWIIIGSLPPQADVLLHPIAFAAWFGLFVTSLNLIPIGQLDGGHVAYALWGSRQRTMAFAIVPVLIVLGFVGWPGWFVWAFMAGLWGLGHPPVRNPQLPLGIARILVGWLALIVFVVTFAPVPFSFH from the coding sequence ATGGATCGCGATACGCGAAATACCGACCAGCTGATTCGTAGGGAAGATATCCAGATTCTTGGCCGACCGTTCGAGACGACGCAGGATCTCTCGCACGACGAGGAGATCGAAGACAGACCCTTCTCGGACTATATTCTGCCTACCGGCCTGTTCATCGTCACGATCTTTACGACTCTCTGGGCCGGGGCCTATCAGACGCATACCGGTCCGGCGCGGGGGCCATTGCAGTTTTTGCTGGACTCTCCGGAGTCACTCTGGCGCGGGATTCCCTTCGCCGCTACCCTACTGACCATCCTCGTCACACATGAATTCGGACATTATCTGTTGTCTCGAATCCATCGAGTACCGGCGTCGTTGCCGTTGTTCATTCCAGGGCCTCCGCATTTTATCGGCACGTTTGGAGCGATCATCCGTATGCGCGGGCCGATCATGAACCGCCGCGCCCTCTTCGATATCGGCGTGGCTGGGCCGTTGGCTGGCTTCGCTGTGGCAGTCATCGCGTTAGTCATTGGTCTCAAGCTCTCCACAATCGTCGATCGGACTTCGACCTACGGTCTGCAATTGGGCGAGCCGCTCCTCCTACAGTTTGCCTCGTGGATTATCATCGGATCGCTTCCCCCGCAAGCGGATGTGTTGCTCCATCCCATCGCATTCGCCGCCTGGTTCGGACTCTTCGTGACCTCGCTCAATCTCATTCCGATCGGGCAATTGGACGGAGGCCACGTCGCCTATGCACTCTGGGGGTCACGGCAGCGGACCATGGCGTTTGCCATCGTGCCGGTGTTGATCGTGTTGGGATTTGTCGGCTGGCCCGGGTGGTTCGTGTGGGCCTTCATGGCAGGTCTCTGGGGGTTGGGTCATCCGCCGGTTCGTAATCCGCAGCTTCCGTTAGGGATCGCCAGGATCCTGGTCGGCTGGTTGGCGCTCATCGTTTTCGTTGTCACGTTTGCGCCGGTTCCCTTTTCCTTCCATTAA
- a CDS encoding MBL fold metallo-hydrolase: MPLEDDLCDIIKKARAGQNLSVPDLARMTGLPGADITALERGDQPRDRAEVRALADTLGLRLGPLEHIVLDKWMPQPTPPLSGIETMHGDVNGYAVKGYVVHDAGEALLIDTAYNAPAMIEFLESHHLRLVGICLTHGHSDHSDGIQQLLKRWPVPVYLGPEDISLLHWRPSDDRLAGPSEGLTLRVGRRTVRCMTTPGHTPGGICFVTDSQSHPVCFVGDTIFAGSIGRSSPHTLYATHLDSVRQRVLKLPQDSVLLPGHGPATTVKEEIDHNPFALDQ, from the coding sequence ATGCCCCTCGAAGACGATTTGTGCGACATCATCAAGAAGGCGCGGGCGGGACAAAACCTGTCCGTACCAGACCTGGCGAGGATGACCGGGTTGCCCGGGGCGGACATTACGGCGCTTGAACGGGGCGACCAACCTCGGGATCGTGCGGAAGTACGGGCGCTCGCCGATACGTTGGGCCTCCGACTGGGTCCGCTTGAGCACATTGTGCTCGACAAGTGGATGCCTCAGCCCACGCCGCCGCTTTCTGGCATCGAAACTATGCATGGCGATGTGAACGGCTATGCCGTAAAGGGTTATGTCGTTCATGATGCCGGAGAGGCCCTTCTCATCGACACCGCCTACAATGCTCCGGCAATGATCGAGTTCTTGGAGTCGCACCACCTACGTCTCGTGGGAATCTGTCTCACGCACGGCCACTCGGACCATTCAGATGGCATCCAACAATTGCTGAAACGATGGCCCGTGCCGGTGTACTTGGGACCGGAAGATATCTCGCTCCTTCACTGGCGGCCGTCTGACGATCGGCTTGCCGGTCCCAGCGAGGGACTCACGCTTAGGGTTGGGCGGCGAACAGTCCGCTGCATGACCACACCTGGTCATACACCTGGCGGAATCTGTTTTGTGACGGACTCGCAATCACACCCAGTCTGTTTCGTCGGCGATACCATCTTTGCCGGATCAATCGGGAGATCGTCTCCTCACACGCTTTACGCCACGCATCTGGACTCGGTGAGGCAGCGCGTGTTGAAATTACCCCAGGACTCTGTGCTGCTGCCGGGCCACGGACCGGCGACGACGGTGAAGGAAGAGATCGACCACAACCCGTTCGCCCTCGATCAATGA
- a CDS encoding pitrilysin family protein, which yields MTSVKGGTMRVNRRGIVCGMIVMLLLVPVLDAYAGGMVLGDPRQMKFKPVEFTPPDADRVVLENGMVVYLLEDHELPLISLSATMRTGSWLDPTDKVGLAALTGSVMRTGGGGGLSSEQVDEELEQVAASLNISIGRQSGAASLDVLAKDFKKGLAILTGLVRRPAFEPARLELAKLQAIESIRRRQDNPGSVVSREFVKVLYGPDHPSARESTIESITRITRDDVTAFHQRTIHPNGIILGVTGDFDKQAMLASLRDAFGDWKKGEVPELTITDAPEPIGGRRTVRFINKETSQTHLRVGHLSIKENDPDYVALAIANDILGGSSFRSRLFNDVRTRRGMAYSVGSRLNAGVHDQGVWLMRAETKLLSTQEVIERFVANMERMRTEPVTNEELEEAKEAYVNSFVFSFASPSAIVNRLVELEYDGLPKDFLQQLRERVVKLTKEEILAAAKKHWHPDRLTIVAVGIGETLPKVLSVFGDAKEIKLSPES from the coding sequence ATGACTAGCGTGAAGGGTGGCACCATGCGCGTCAACCGTCGGGGAATTGTTTGCGGCATGATCGTCATGTTGCTGCTTGTCCCAGTGTTGGATGCCTACGCCGGCGGCATGGTGCTTGGCGACCCGCGGCAGATGAAGTTCAAGCCGGTCGAATTCACGCCTCCCGATGCCGACCGCGTCGTGCTCGAAAACGGCATGGTCGTCTATCTTCTCGAGGACCATGAACTGCCGTTGATCAGTCTCTCCGCGACCATGCGAACGGGCAGCTGGCTCGATCCGACGGACAAGGTTGGTCTGGCGGCACTCACCGGATCGGTTATGCGAACTGGCGGAGGAGGGGGTCTCTCGTCGGAGCAGGTCGATGAAGAGTTGGAGCAGGTTGCTGCGTCTCTCAATATTTCAATCGGTCGGCAATCCGGGGCCGCCTCACTCGATGTCCTGGCGAAGGACTTCAAGAAAGGTCTTGCCATCCTGACGGGGCTGGTGCGCCGTCCGGCATTTGAACCGGCCCGGCTCGAATTAGCCAAACTTCAGGCGATCGAATCGATTCGCCGCCGGCAGGATAATCCGGGTTCAGTCGTCAGTCGCGAATTTGTGAAGGTACTGTACGGGCCGGATCATCCTTCCGCCCGTGAGAGCACGATCGAGTCCATTACGCGCATCACCCGCGACGATGTGACGGCGTTTCACCAACGGACGATTCATCCGAACGGCATCATCCTGGGCGTCACCGGGGATTTCGACAAGCAGGCCATGCTGGCCTCGCTGCGCGACGCATTTGGCGACTGGAAGAAAGGGGAGGTGCCGGAGCTCACGATTACGGATGCGCCTGAGCCGATCGGCGGCCGTCGAACCGTCCGCTTCATCAACAAAGAGACCTCGCAGACGCACTTGCGCGTCGGCCACCTCTCGATCAAAGAGAACGATCCGGACTATGTGGCGCTGGCGATCGCCAACGACATCCTCGGCGGCAGTTCATTCCGCAGCCGTCTCTTCAACGACGTGCGGACCAGGCGGGGGATGGCCTATTCGGTCGGGAGTCGACTAAACGCGGGGGTCCACGATCAAGGTGTCTGGCTGATGCGGGCCGAAACGAAGTTACTGTCGACTCAGGAGGTCATCGAGCGGTTCGTCGCGAACATGGAGCGGATGCGGACCGAGCCGGTGACGAACGAAGAACTGGAAGAAGCGAAAGAAGCGTATGTGAATTCGTTCGTGTTCTCGTTCGCGAGCCCCTCGGCCATCGTGAATCGGTTGGTTGAACTGGAGTACGACGGATTGCCCAAAGATTTTCTCCAACAACTGCGTGAACGGGTGGTTAAGCTGACGAAGGAAGAGATCCTGGCCGCGGCGAAGAAACACTGGCACCCGGACCGGCTCACGATCGTGGCTGTTGGAATCGGTGAGACATTGCCTAAAGTCCTCTCGGTATTCGGTGACGCCAAGGAAATCAAGTTATCTCCTGAGAGCTGA
- a CDS encoding pitrilysin family protein: MTKPLRLNVIFMLIFVIGFMPVISELASASGLADRVIEHKLANGLTLLMVERHQTPVVSINMTFGVGGVNEQVGQTGLAHLYEHMAFKGTRTLGTKNYEKERPILEELSRVGTELEQRQRELTRRIADGPASSEETAGIEALQKRFTSLQEQAAQFVMGNEMALLYQRHGGIGLNASTGKDLTRYMISLPSNRLPLWAALESDRMANPVLREFYKERGVVMEERRLRNDDSANGLLFETFTSAAFRAHPYGIPTIGWESDILSLTPAEAQAFFKTYYGPGRATIAIVGDIDPKEVIALIEQTFGTIPAAPPPPQIVTVEPPQRGERRVEVEFDAEPSVAIGYHKPALGHADDYVFDVIDAVLSDGLTSRLYSKLVREKRLAASIGSDANYPGVRAPNLFILTATPLAPHTTAEVEAAIYEELERLKTEPVLAKELEKVVNNLDADLVRALRSNGGLASQLALFQTVAGDWRYVLKSRDKIAAVKPTDIQRVAAQYFTKSNRTVAMVVKKQPDKKMAVVPTSEVAR; this comes from the coding sequence ATGACCAAACCGTTACGTCTCAACGTCATCTTCATGCTCATATTCGTCATAGGCTTCATGCCCGTGATCAGCGAATTGGCAAGTGCGTCCGGTCTTGCCGATCGTGTGATCGAACACAAGCTGGCCAACGGATTGACCCTTCTCATGGTTGAACGACACCAGACACCGGTCGTCTCGATCAATATGACCTTCGGGGTCGGAGGTGTAAACGAGCAGGTTGGCCAGACCGGTCTCGCCCATCTTTATGAACACATGGCGTTCAAAGGTACGCGGACGCTCGGGACCAAGAATTATGAAAAAGAACGTCCAATACTTGAGGAGCTGAGTCGAGTCGGCACCGAGCTCGAACAACGGCAGCGTGAGCTGACCAGGAGAATCGCAGATGGGCCGGCAAGCTCCGAGGAAACCGCGGGCATCGAGGCGCTCCAAAAACGGTTCACCTCGTTACAGGAACAGGCAGCGCAGTTTGTCATGGGCAACGAAATGGCGTTGCTCTACCAGCGGCACGGCGGGATCGGGCTCAATGCCTCGACCGGCAAGGACCTTACGCGCTACATGATCAGCCTTCCGTCGAATCGTCTCCCTCTCTGGGCCGCACTTGAGTCGGATCGCATGGCGAACCCGGTCCTTCGGGAATTTTACAAAGAACGGGGCGTTGTCATGGAGGAACGGCGCCTGCGCAACGACGACAGTGCGAACGGGCTTTTGTTCGAAACATTCACATCGGCGGCTTTCCGCGCGCATCCATACGGGATTCCCACGATCGGCTGGGAATCGGACATTCTTTCGTTGACGCCGGCTGAGGCGCAGGCGTTCTTCAAGACGTATTATGGTCCCGGCCGGGCCACGATCGCCATCGTGGGTGATATCGATCCAAAAGAGGTCATTGCGCTGATCGAACAAACGTTCGGTACGATCCCAGCCGCACCCCCTCCGCCTCAGATCGTCACGGTCGAACCGCCGCAACGGGGGGAGCGTCGTGTCGAGGTGGAATTCGATGCTGAGCCGTCCGTGGCGATCGGCTACCATAAGCCGGCGCTCGGCCATGCCGACGATTACGTGTTCGACGTGATCGACGCCGTGTTGAGCGACGGGCTGACGTCGCGATTGTATTCCAAGCTCGTGCGGGAGAAACGACTGGCAGCCTCGATCGGTTCGGATGCGAATTACCCCGGTGTGCGTGCACCGAATCTCTTCATCCTCACCGCCACGCCGCTGGCGCCGCACACGACGGCGGAGGTCGAAGCCGCAATCTACGAAGAATTGGAACGGCTGAAAACCGAGCCCGTTTTGGCAAAGGAACTCGAAAAAGTGGTCAACAATCTCGATGCCGATCTGGTCCGCGCCCTTCGATCCAACGGCGGCTTGGCGTCCCAACTGGCGCTCTTCCAAACCGTGGCCGGCGATTGGCGCTATGTCTTGAAATCGCGCGACAAGATTGCCGCGGTGAAGCCGACGGATATCCAGCGAGTGGCAGCCCAGTATTTCACGAAGTCGAATCGGACAGTAGCAATGGTGGTCAAAAAACAACCGGATAAGAAAATGGCGGTGGTCCCAACGAGCGAGGTGGCGCGATGA
- a CDS encoding HAD-IA family hydrolase, protein MAKTPVDLLIFDLDGTLIESKWDIAKSVNLTLQELGLPQRPLEEIFGFVGDGVKKLLRLAVGDNNRVSFEEALYVFRGHYLAHCLDRTTYYPGVEQILRHFGTKRKAVATNKSIEYTTVILQGLGGDHFQCVVGGDNGFGLKPEPGMLLHVMEQLNVPRDRTVLVGDSTNDINGGHNAGIRVCAVGYGMGNRERMVACQPDWFIERPEELTELFV, encoded by the coding sequence ATGGCGAAGACCCCGGTGGATCTGCTCATCTTCGATTTGGACGGAACACTCATCGAGTCCAAGTGGGACATCGCCAAATCGGTAAACCTGACCCTTCAGGAGTTGGGGCTCCCGCAACGGCCGCTGGAAGAAATTTTTGGTTTCGTGGGTGACGGGGTCAAGAAGCTGTTGCGGTTGGCCGTAGGCGACAATAACCGCGTCAGCTTCGAAGAGGCACTGTACGTGTTTCGCGGGCATTATTTGGCCCATTGCCTGGATCGCACGACCTATTATCCGGGCGTCGAGCAAATACTCAGGCATTTCGGAACGAAGCGTAAGGCCGTGGCGACCAATAAATCGATCGAGTACACCACGGTCATCCTGCAAGGACTCGGCGGCGACCATTTCCAGTGTGTCGTGGGCGGGGACAATGGCTTTGGTTTAAAACCGGAGCCTGGGATGTTGCTTCATGTGATGGAGCAATTGAACGTGCCAAGAGATCGAACCGTCCTGGTGGGAGACAGCACCAACGACATTAATGGGGGGCACAACGCAGGAATCCGGGTTTGTGCAGTGGGATACGGGATGGGCAACCGGGAGAGAATGGTTGCCTGTCAACCCGATTGGTTTATCGAACGACCGGAAGAACTGACGGAGCTTTTCGTATGA
- the pyk gene encoding pyruvate kinase, whose product MRKAKIVCTIGPASDSLASLDRLIENGMDAARLNFSHGTHESHGRAIQTIREAAARRQVAVAIIQDLQGPRIRVGDLGESGVQVTSGQSVRLQTVLARSGGQLGASSVASSGVPEISVTYQYLVRDVQPGARILIDDGLIELVANRITGGVVECTVITGGRITSHKGINLPGTRVSAPTLTEKDREDIRFGVAAGVDYLALSFVRGPEDVVAARQVVSECNGDLPIIAKIERSEAVSTLSAILYQADGVMIARGDLGVEMGPEAVPILQKRIIAEANRRRRLVITATQMLESMTQRASPTRAEASDVANAVFDGSDAVMLSAETAIGQYPVETVHVMDRIIRAAEEGIEPTPTQRRVHNHDEISCSEAICTAASTAAAAITANAIVAFSELGLTARLISKQRPAAPIIAFTPFESIRQRMALYWGVIPHTMQQIAQTDERVDEAERRLKAEGLVKPGQRIVILSGTRIGQPGRTNLMKLHEVE is encoded by the coding sequence ATGAGAAAAGCGAAGATCGTGTGCACGATCGGTCCAGCCAGTGATTCGCTGGCATCGCTGGACCGGCTCATCGAGAACGGCATGGATGCGGCCCGGCTGAACTTTTCTCATGGTACTCACGAGTCGCACGGCCGCGCCATTCAGACGATCCGTGAAGCTGCGGCTCGCAGACAAGTGGCGGTCGCGATCATCCAGGATCTGCAAGGACCACGAATCCGTGTCGGCGATCTGGGTGAGAGCGGGGTCCAAGTAACCAGCGGCCAGTCCGTGCGATTACAGACCGTGCTTGCGCGGTCCGGAGGACAGCTCGGCGCCTCCTCCGTGGCTTCATCCGGCGTTCCGGAGATTTCCGTGACCTATCAGTACCTCGTCCGTGATGTTCAACCTGGTGCCCGGATTCTGATCGACGATGGACTCATCGAACTGGTCGCGAACCGAATCACCGGTGGTGTCGTCGAGTGCACGGTCATCACGGGTGGAAGGATCACATCACATAAGGGTATCAATCTTCCCGGGACGCGCGTCAGCGCTCCGACTCTGACGGAAAAGGATCGAGAGGACATTCGATTTGGCGTGGCGGCGGGTGTCGATTATCTGGCCCTCTCGTTTGTTCGCGGTCCTGAGGATGTGGTCGCAGCAAGACAGGTCGTCTCCGAATGCAACGGGGATCTCCCAATTATCGCGAAAATCGAACGATCCGAAGCGGTGAGCACGCTGAGCGCCATCCTGTATCAGGCGGACGGTGTGATGATTGCGCGCGGCGATTTGGGCGTCGAAATGGGACCAGAAGCCGTGCCGATCTTACAGAAACGTATCATCGCGGAGGCCAACCGTCGTCGCCGTCTCGTCATCACCGCGACCCAAATGTTGGAGTCAATGACGCAGCGCGCGAGCCCGACCAGAGCAGAAGCGTCGGATGTCGCCAATGCCGTGTTCGATGGATCCGATGCCGTCATGCTTTCCGCTGAGACCGCGATCGGCCAATATCCGGTTGAGACAGTCCACGTCATGGATCGGATCATTCGAGCCGCGGAGGAAGGGATCGAGCCAACCCCGACGCAGCGGCGTGTTCACAACCATGATGAGATCTCCTGTTCGGAAGCGATTTGCACGGCTGCCTCAACCGCGGCCGCTGCGATCACGGCCAACGCCATCGTGGCGTTCAGCGAATTGGGATTGACGGCTCGGTTGATCTCCAAACAGCGTCCCGCTGCTCCGATCATCGCCTTTACCCCGTTTGAGTCGATCCGGCAACGGATGGCGCTCTACTGGGGGGTCATTCCCCACACCATGCAACAGATCGCACAGACGGACGAACGTGTCGATGAAGCGGAACGTCGGTTGAAAGCCGAGGGACTGGTGAAGCCCGGTCAACGGATCGTCATTCTCTCGGGAACTCGAATCGGCCAGCCGGGGCGTACGAACCTCATGAAGCTGCACGAAGTGGAGTGA
- a CDS encoding 6-phosphofructokinase, whose translation MGSDTGRLDFVTIDGLLAYGAALAQRQPGEGALLPPPPSPSVDRLHLVHRAMDQIRGFVQRAQTGFPGAEAYRSARQAILRESCAGDDLVFFAAWNRLLAEGELLPLLHASIGSVLKPPHRRPVAIVPRAHLTPQLAEGRIVLDLGDDRFWLLPRDLTGRTLLFTMRHGISRVESKTHRVGRRLMNQLDAEQGIPRADAVGAALARMVGVVAQQLDFLHLSNYLDPHTFLHFISHSPNTRQLYNRVIGALLPESVAPPEPLLEAALESSDFGWVTGMEKTMEAEEAAKAFGVDVKTAKRLLKDPLYCYPGGNSFFDLYVDVIDGLHEVGRSHPGKVACLYTHSSTLRALMIYLDPRPFHEAFTEFSDYKESQDNVVLLTFEHGRLSGYSTAVGLSERERIAREAWIAVERERKDRVTLKPRQIKRIVALVSGGDFAGAGAALKELRVTGNRLGLEVYFVRHGFLGLANNWIEAVREDDTRGMSSLASSPIGSSRFEDFKEEQVQQAAMQHLEPYMKDSALIVLGGDGSLRGARAIYESFGVQVAGIPGTIDNNIDGTTALGFHSAVALANQSIESLKATSSAMGSIFFVEVMGAGSGHLALACAYQARAEGVLVNEHPDPDAYIDEFILGTLKRTLGVPNKSHLFVVAERTPHRHHREGGIHGLVDYVAATIAQWPQRQGNANQYPLTVATKATILGHTLRGAPPTPEDKTIAQHLAYETVRRLVEDPETVVGCMVAYRDQATIQMIPLHAVAAKPFNWELFARMHGSELS comes from the coding sequence ATGGGAAGTGACACGGGACGACTCGATTTCGTAACGATCGACGGGTTACTGGCATACGGGGCTGCGCTCGCACAACGCCAACCGGGCGAAGGCGCACTCCTCCCTCCGCCTCCTTCTCCATCCGTCGACCGACTTCATCTAGTTCATCGCGCGATGGATCAGATACGCGGTTTTGTCCAGCGCGCTCAAACCGGGTTTCCCGGAGCCGAAGCGTACCGGTCAGCCCGTCAGGCAATTCTGCGGGAAAGTTGCGCGGGTGACGACCTGGTATTTTTCGCCGCGTGGAACCGGCTCCTTGCCGAAGGTGAACTGTTGCCCTTGCTTCATGCTTCCATCGGATCGGTGTTGAAGCCGCCCCACCGCCGGCCGGTGGCGATTGTCCCGCGGGCTCACCTCACGCCGCAGTTGGCCGAGGGTCGCATCGTGCTGGACTTGGGCGATGATCGGTTCTGGCTGCTGCCTCGCGATTTGACAGGCCGAACGTTGCTCTTCACGATGCGCCACGGCATTTCCCGCGTCGAGAGCAAAACGCATCGGGTCGGGCGCCGCTTGATGAACCAACTCGATGCTGAGCAGGGCATTCCGCGAGCAGACGCGGTTGGTGCCGCGTTGGCCCGGATGGTCGGCGTGGTGGCCCAGCAACTCGATTTTCTCCATCTGTCAAATTATCTCGATCCGCACACGTTCCTTCACTTCATCAGTCACAGTCCCAACACTCGACAACTCTATAACCGAGTGATTGGTGCACTTCTCCCCGAATCCGTTGCACCCCCTGAACCGCTGCTCGAAGCAGCGCTGGAGTCGTCGGATTTTGGGTGGGTGACCGGCATGGAGAAAACGATGGAGGCGGAGGAGGCGGCCAAGGCCTTCGGCGTGGACGTCAAAACAGCTAAGCGCCTTCTCAAGGACCCTCTGTACTGTTATCCGGGCGGCAATTCGTTTTTCGATCTGTACGTGGATGTGATCGACGGCCTGCACGAGGTAGGACGATCCCATCCTGGCAAAGTCGCCTGCCTGTACACACACAGTTCGACCTTGCGGGCGCTCATGATCTATCTGGACCCGCGTCCTTTCCACGAAGCCTTCACCGAATTCAGCGACTACAAAGAGAGCCAGGATAACGTCGTGCTCCTGACGTTTGAACATGGGCGCTTATCCGGTTATTCCACTGCCGTGGGATTGTCTGAACGAGAACGGATTGCACGGGAGGCATGGATCGCCGTCGAACGGGAACGGAAGGATCGGGTCACCCTCAAGCCGCGGCAAATCAAGCGGATCGTCGCCCTGGTGTCCGGTGGCGATTTTGCCGGCGCCGGCGCTGCCTTAAAGGAACTGCGTGTGACGGGGAATCGGCTCGGCCTGGAGGTGTACTTCGTCCGTCACGGTTTCCTCGGGCTCGCGAACAATTGGATCGAGGCTGTCCGGGAGGACGATACGCGCGGGATGAGCAGCCTTGCCAGCAGTCCGATCGGCAGCAGTCGGTTCGAAGATTTCAAGGAGGAGCAGGTCCAACAGGCCGCCATGCAACACCTTGAACCTTACATGAAAGACAGTGCGTTGATCGTGCTGGGGGGCGACGGCAGTCTGCGAGGAGCCCGCGCGATCTATGAAAGCTTCGGCGTTCAAGTCGCCGGAATTCCCGGGACCATCGATAACAATATCGACGGCACGACCGCGCTCGGCTTCCATTCGGCCGTGGCACTCGCAAATCAGTCGATCGAATCGTTGAAAGCGACCAGCTCCGCGATGGGCAGCATCTTCTTCGTCGAGGTGATGGGGGCCGGATCAGGTCATCTTGCGTTGGCTTGCGCCTATCAGGCGAGGGCCGAAGGGGTACTGGTAAACGAACATCCTGATCCTGATGCCTATATCGACGAGTTTATTCTTGGAACCCTCAAGAGGACGTTAGGCGTACCCAATAAGAGCCATTTATTTGTGGTGGCGGAACGCACGCCTCATCGGCACCACCGTGAGGGCGGAATCCACGGCTTGGTCGATTATGTGGCCGCAACGATTGCGCAGTGGCCACAACGCCAGGGGAACGCCAATCAGTATCCTCTCACTGTGGCCACTAAAGCCACCATTCTCGGCCATACGCTCAGAGGAGCCCCACCCACGCCGGAAGATAAAACTATCGCCCAGCACCTGGCGTATGAGACTGTTCGACGATTGGTCGAGGACCCAGAGACTGTGGTCGGTTGTATGGTGGCCTACCGAGATCAGGCCACGATTCAGATGATTCCCCTCCATGCCGTCGCGGCAAAACCCTTCAATTGGGAACTCTTCGCTCGGATGCACGGGAGCGAATTGTCATAA
- a CDS encoding ribonuclease domain-containing protein, with protein MMCLNSRLFSPVFLGLALAVGSTGSLVAQINNPAATAAQHSDAFHVRTSDPASSVTSETSIPASTQAEEPPQKARDLLHAIQGRQGEPPMGYVGGRTFHNRERHLPKGRYREYDVNPKLRGRPRDEERIVIEQDTGKAYYTGDHYRTFIPLN; from the coding sequence ATGATGTGTCTGAACTCACGACTTTTCTCGCCGGTGTTCCTTGGGCTGGCGCTCGCGGTCGGTTCCACCGGAAGTTTGGTCGCGCAGATCAACAATCCTGCTGCAACCGCGGCACAACACTCTGATGCTTTTCACGTTCGAACGAGTGATCCCGCATCATCTGTCACGTCTGAAACGAGTATTCCAGCGAGCACACAGGCGGAAGAGCCTCCTCAAAAAGCGAGAGATCTGTTGCATGCGATTCAGGGGCGTCAAGGCGAGCCGCCCATGGGATATGTCGGCGGACGTACGTTTCACAACCGAGAGCGACACCTCCCCAAGGGCCGATATCGCGAATATGACGTGAATCCGAAACTGCGTGGAAGACCGCGCGACGAGGAACGTATCGTGATCGAACAAGACACAGGCAAGGCCTATTACACTGGCGACCATTATCGAACCTTCATCCCGCTGAACTGA
- a CDS encoding barstar family protein, which yields MKSPLSLSKHLQSTRAPWTSLLVLKPRDSVESLVKPPLGFVLKSIKGAKCKTPAALFTEFAKVMELPDYFGHNWDALEECLADLDWMPAKGYVLLLTDAEQILPEDEEDYATLLEVLSDAGEAWASGQAGMGERPVTPFHVLFAVTERGKASRAHWGMQEIAVSEDREPNGQRRTSKKRT from the coding sequence ATGAAATCCCCGTTGTCTCTCTCAAAACATCTGCAATCGACGAGAGCTCCCTGGACCTCGCTGTTGGTCCTGAAGCCGAGAGATTCCGTCGAATCTCTCGTCAAGCCTCCTCTCGGGTTCGTGCTGAAATCGATCAAAGGCGCGAAGTGCAAGACCCCGGCTGCCCTCTTTACCGAATTCGCCAAGGTGATGGAGCTCCCTGATTACTTTGGCCACAATTGGGATGCGCTCGAGGAATGTTTGGCTGACTTGGACTGGATGCCGGCGAAGGGCTATGTACTGCTCCTCACCGATGCAGAACAGATCCTGCCCGAGGACGAAGAAGATTATGCCACGCTGCTCGAAGTGTTGAGCGATGCCGGAGAGGCTTGGGCATCGGGACAGGCAGGGATGGGCGAGCGACCGGTCACACCTTTTCACGTGCTGTTTGCCGTCACGGAACGGGGAAAGGCGTCACGAGCCCATTGGGGAATGCAAGAGATTGCTGTCTCGGAGGATCGAGAGCCAAACGGGCAGAGACGGACTTCCAAAAAACGGACCTAA